ctatacaaaattatattacttccAGATCTCCATATAACAAGACCTCCAGTTTTCTTCTGTGAATATTTAAATAAGCCAAAGTAATGATAAGAATTATGGCAGAGGTGTACTGCACATTAAAACTAACTTACGAGCTATGAATTCTACCTATGAAAAAGCAATATGGTTAAACACCAAACCATTATAATTCTTGATAAGGAAACTCATGTCATATGGAATGTAACATATCTGAGACATCTAAAGGAAAAGTAAATTCATATACTCAGAATTAGTGGTATAGAGAAGTGCAAGGCAAACAACCATAGGTATACAAGGATCAGTAAACCAGCTGCATGCATTCTTCTGGTATCCATGTCCTCTTAGGCAATTAACTCActttctttaattaaatatgCAACACAGAGGGCTGAAGAAATTGCCAAAGTGAAGCTGTTTCATATTGTTTTATTACATTAATCTACACAGGAAAATCCAAGAATGCAGTTTCAATTTCTTTAAACTATGACAATTGAGTATTGGGGTGTAAGTATTATTAACCTCTAACAACTCATGAGTCCTCTTCATATTCAACCTACAGATGTCCTCGCACGTAATTTTAACAAGCTCGATACGCCTCCATCTTTCATGAATACCATTCACAATCCCCTCACTAATCCCAGCCTTTCCAATCTTTAACTTTTTCCTGAGCGCAATCCCAACTGTCCTCAGCCTCCTCAATTCCTCAGCTGGCAAAGTAAGCTCCGCCAAACTAGGCGCTCTCTCTTTCTTATACTCCTTATTCTTCAACCTCTCCTTTTCCTTCTCCTTCAAGAACTCATCCCTCAATTCATGAAACTTCTGTATAGAGTTCCCTAAACCAGGCTGCGGTACTGGGTTTTCAGGCGTACTCCAACTGGTGTCAAGCGTGTGACCCACGCGGTACTTGGGTAATTGGGTAGGCAAAGGAACGAAAATTTGACCGGGTGAGTTAGCAGTGGGATTAGAACTCAAAGCATTTTCTTGGGTTTCTTGATTCTTGGGTTGTTCAACAAATCCAAGACTGCGTAGCTTGTCGGCGATTCTTCGGATGGCGGATTCCGGTAAAGCTTCAGTATCAGGGGATGTGGCGAAAACAGGAAGAGAATTACGAGGAAAGAAGGGTTTTAGAGAAAGAGAGGGTGTAATAGAGAAGAGGGAATGTGATGGTGAGGGGTTCAAGAGGGTTTTAGAAGGGTTTATGGGATGGAAGTTGCAGAAAGGAAGCAACATTGGTGTCGAGGAAGATGATGCTATCCTTACATTGACAATTGATCAAAAATGAGTTCTGCCTCCGCTTTATTTTAGCCCCAATGCGCTGGGTACCTATTTatattaaggaaaaattaaataaattaatatattttaaaaaataattactgctTTTAAggatgttttttatttattaccatttataactcaataatattaatagtgaattatgtatacaatatatttgaattataattgtttttgaaatatattatgtttgtttggtaaaaaattgtcacattgtattataagtgtattaaaatgtgtgataaatgcattattcatcattaaaatttatattatatgtgcataataaattgttctttgtaatatgtattaaacttgtagtaaaataaattaaaagtggtcaagtgaaaaaaaatatattattgctataaatagtaaatatttttttattatagtatatttatgtaagtttcccttatattaatttagttaaattaatgaactggtatgatttttaaaacttaatcataattaaacaatatgcaattttattttaatttgttgaattttttagaAAGCGTATTAATGTTTCTGAACGAATCAGATATGTAGTACACTATTAACAACATTCAGATCATCGTTTTTCTGTTTTTGACGTGCTTTTTTGTTtcataactaaaaacttttttttctctcttttctcaatcaaacaccaaTTTTTCTCTCTTGAACTGAtaagttttcataaatcctttcaactattttccttttttttatattaataattttcttgtattgatgTGTGCCAAGAACTagttgcaataatattttttgtatattgttgtttatcaaagtttttgaatgaaaaaatagtactTCAAATCATGATtactaaaactttttttttaatcaaaaatgatatattttgttgtaaatgaaatttttataatattttattaatataatattcaatttcACATGCACATTCGCATATTGAAAACAAACGGTATTTGATTATTTAGTGTTCAAATTTAGAGACcaatttttaatattcaaatgtgTATGTAGATCAACACCTAGATCTTAAagcaaatcttaatattcagatgtatATTTAGGTTCAGACCTCttaatcttaataaataatagaaacaaatgaggcctaaagaaatatttgataaatagtTGATTTTCCAACGTCCTCTATTAAAGCAAATTCACATAGGTAAAATCTTCTTAACAAAGGTTACTTTGTTTTCATAGCTTAAACTTCTGCTATGTAATTGATAATATAGAAtgaatatacaaaatttaagttaataaaTTGGTTGAGAATTTGAGATTTATGTTCACATTTCAATAAAGACAAATTCTAGATAATTTCGTATTTAGTCGCAACTTAAACATAtatcttaaacctaaaaaaaaatacacttaGATACctccatctttttttttaaaaaaaaaattgcatatcATGGAATGACAGTAGTATGAATCTCCCGTCCTTTCAGGATGCagaatataaattttagttaCTACGCACATCAGATTCAACCGAACAAAGCATGTAAATGTTCCTTTATACTTCAACAAACTAAACATGTTTCTTCCTTGAGCACTTTGAAATATCATTCTACCATCACAGGGTAAGCGGGTTCTCCTCGGGACTTATGAGATTACAGTGTTATATTGTTGTACTGCAACTCTCGTCTCCAAAGAAACAGGGAAGTATTACAAGTTATAAAACAAGACTGTGATAAATTGTGCAAATTTAACGAACAtccttctttaaattttttaagttcTCTTCAGCTGGCCCCAATATCTGGAGACTTGTGCAATAGTTAAAAGGGATGTTGCATCCTATTATTTGCATACAACTTCCATTATTTTACAAACCAGAAATCATACAAAATGTCAAATGCACAAGTGAATGAATGATAATGAGCTTCACAAGTATCTCCTATTTACAGTTGAATTTCATTGATCACTGAATTGATACCCTTTTTTCACATTCCAAAACCACTTTCAACCTTCACTTGAAAAGAACTTGTCAGCAGATTGTATACATAAAGGCGTTcatgcaatggtcatgtgactATCCCTGTGTATGGATCGTGTGTTAAGTAAGGAATGACATCAACACTGAAACTAATGgtagtaatattttatttattttttcaattcattGTGCATCTACAATATCAGATTTTTTCTTTAGCAACTTCCTTACAGCTCTTAAGTCTAAACTTACATTTTAGCCTGCAAATACTGATCCACGGTGAGAGGTTTGGGACCACCAAACCAATTGATCATAAATATCTCTTCAATCTCTAATTTGTATATCTGGAAATCGTGACTCTTGGGCCAACCTGCCATTAGTTACATGTGAGGGTTGTTGCTAACAAAAGTAATACTTTAGATGGCAGATCCAAGACATTTACCTTCCATCTCAGGGTGTTTTGTGAATAAAGCAGTTTGAGCAAAGCTAGTTTCCTTTGGATCTCCAGTAACCACTTTCAACTAAAACAGCACAGACACAAAGTATGATAATGTTAGCAAGAATGTGGACGATACACTTACACTTAAGAACAAAGGAACTACAAATCAACTTTTAGTTTTCTGGACATCCAAGCCACACGTTTGCATATCAGCATGTACTTCATATGCTTAACGAGTGAACCCATCAACGTCGTAATTGCTTCAATTAGCACAACATATAATTGATGCAGACCGACTACAGTGTTACAGTGAAAAGTTGAGGCCAAATGATTACCAAGGAACCAGTTAGTGGAAAGTTCAGACTACCAGTCTGTTTCAGAATTAAATATGTGCAGCAATATGCAAGTATACTTTCTAAATTCTGCGAGCAAGCATAATATTGAGTTTTCAGGATGACTCAAATTACCATAATACCTAAAATGTCTTTTATATCCTCAAGTATTGCGtgaaaaaattaactttaataATAAATCCTCATGTATTGCATGAACATCTGAGAAACTAACCTCGAATATATCAATATTTGGATCAAAATCCAATTAAAGTCAAGCTTACTACTAGCTAACCTTGCATTTAGTAGGTCCAGTTACGTGTCAAGATCTCAgagctcaatttttttttagagattCTCAGCCGTAGATGAGTCTCCGTAATTATCTTTTGTAAGGTTTGGCAAGAGGGCCCCTTCCTCATTATCCTTGTATAGAATCCACAACAAAAAGTGGGGCTCCATTTTCCCTAAGGTCTTTTATCCTCCTTTTTAAGTATTTCCTCTTTTACTGTTCATTTCTAAATGTAGAACTAAGGGGGATACGCTGAACTTTGGAGTGAAAAATATGCCCTGAAAGAGTGGGATACAGAATATTCGGCATGCTACAAAAAACTCTTGTTTAAAAGATACCtgcatcaaaataaacaaaatctcTTGTATAAAGGAGAAGAGTTGTTAGTGCAACCACCTTTCCTACGAGGGTAATTTTGGCACAAGATGGGTTCTCAGGATCTTTCTTGCCACAAGTTCCAATGGCGTACTCACTGATTGTAAATGATGATCTCTGGTCTTTCAATGCATTTCTAGCAGTGGGATCAAGCGTTGTTAAGTAGAAGTATGGTATACCACGGCCTTTGTCTGGTAACCCATCACTAAATGAGACAACATTCCTGCACAACAGAAAGTAATTCAAGATAAGACTACTATAACAAGCTTGAACAGCATCAAATCCATAAAACATCTCATTCCACAAATCCTCCATCTCTTGTCCTAAAGTTTCTCGGGGTTCAAGAAACATGAAGTTCTATGTTGATAGATTTCAAAGAATTCAAAGTCCAAACCCCTTCAAAATCGAACAAAGAACTATCACCTGAATTAAAATTATCACCATTCCACTTTCTTATGTAGACATTTCCTTTCCCTAAAGTGATACTTGACTTACGATTATGCAGCTTCAGAATGCACTAAAAGAAATACTGTAAATTGTATGCTAAGAGTAATGGTAAAAACAAATACATTTCTAATACCAAATAACATGATGACAATCCGGTTGACCCCTCCCTTATGAAGTTAACattaaataaaagacatctcgaaacctttttctttcctttttggtAGTAAAATGAGAATTCTGAGCATCAGTAAAATACATGACTGCAGAAAAGCTTTCCAAAAGAGTCAACTTTTAGGACTATCAGATAATCTCAATCCATCCATAAGCAAAacttaaaacaaacaaaatagcTCCCCAAACAATTTACAGAGATATAGGCTAACATACATACCCGAACGGTGCTCCTCCCATATCACTTGCTATAGTACTGCAAAAGAAAGGTCACTGAATCAGCTTTCAGGCAAAATTAtcagttattatttatttagtcaGTACAGTTATCTGTTATAGGCAATAAGTTGACTTCAGCTGCCACAAATGAAACATCTTTAATGCAGatccatttcaatttgtttgttgtttCAAAAGAAGTTCTCTTCCTTTTTTGGGCACTCTCCAATCCAACTTTTCACGTAGCATGTCAAAATACTATACATTCTGCATACCTTTAGTTTAACAccacaatattcaaatttttctttactttttaaaacTCCGTATCAAGTCAAAATTAGACAAATAAACTGAAACAAAAGGAGTAACTGAGAAGTTGTGCCacacaagaaacaagaaaaattatgTCTTTACACTTACAGCAATCAATCAAGAATCTCGATCTATCTAGGTCATGAACTATGAAGCAAAATCAAGAACAATCAATATCCCAAACCAACTGGGGTTGactaaaaataacaaatcaCAGTAAAAGATTCGATCTTTCAGTTAGAAAAAAGGGAACTACTACATACTTAAGGACACCCCAATAATTCTGAGAAACGAGCCATCGAGCAAATAAGGCAGCATCATCCGGCTTGGGTCTGGACATTGACAGTAAAAGAGGGCGCCCATGAACAGAATCTTTGAAAAAAGCCAAGAAAAacaccaaaagaagaaaaatcgaAGCTGCCCTGTTGATGATATTCATGATGTTTACTGTACAATGTAGGAGTGTTTGCAGAGTACTGTCtggtatttatttatatacttgTTATATGTCTAGTACAAGATAAGGATTTTGATATTATGACTTGCATAATGAGTAAAGCCAAAACGGAAAGTgcaatttttttacttaaacaGAGCAAGAAGTTTCGGAGAGGAACAGCATAAAGGATGCGTGCACACGAGAAGTGCAATATTAAAAACAAGGTTCCTGCACCAAAATGTGATAAATAACGTGTGCGGTTTTTAAACGAAAGTGCTTATTCtgctattttagttattttatatgCGTGCACACAAGAAATAAAATGACTTTTTCGGATTTCTTAATGTTAAATTAGGtttaagatttaatttatttttttagttgagTCATctattaaaagtatattttatatgCATGCGCAcaagaaaaaaatgactttttcgAATGAGGATTATAAGAAACCTATCTCATTAACCATGTCATTTTTTAACGCTCCACCTCACGCCTAATACTTAGCATCTGGTGCATGGGCAATTTCTATTTTGGccccccaacatcgggtgaaaCGGATACTATGTTAAATTAGGAATTAGACTTAACTTACacctcaaaagctagctcaaaagGGGAGGATTGCTCAAACCTTACATGGAGTCTACCCATGTCATTAACCACCtgtgagacttttgtcattcgTTAACACTTATCCTTCAGAACAAAGATCTCGGAATACAAGGGGTTATGAAATCAAACCCAATAATTTAGATACACATGATATAATTCactttaaaattaaagtattttgtGACAAATATCGAGTTAATATTTTAGATAGTCACTTAACTTTCAATAATTCAATTAGAAAGTCACTTAACTTTGTTTTATatctcaaaagtcactcaactattgGATGTTTCACttaaaaagtcactcaactattaatatttcacataaaaatgtcatgcaattaatttaaatattttttcattaaatttcatttaaaactattttttctaaaaaaaaagtctattttaattattttattgatccGCTTCCgtcatttaattataatttttatgaaaaaacacTCAGTAGCAattgacccaaaaaaaaaaaaattccgtTCTAGTAATTGTataattgaaattgaatttgttaaaaattataaaaaaaaaaggttggaATTAATAAGAAGCAAGTAAAAACTCACAGTAGCAATCTTCtactatttttgtttgtttgtaaaaacaaaaagaatatttcaacaaaactcaattaaataattaaaataaacatcttattatttatttttagaagactagtttaattattttttgtaattttacaaaatttaacaaaaaatatttaaattgacTGAGTAACTTTATAAGTGAAATCAAGAACGGCTAGAGCATATTAGTGACCTAAAGCAAAAATCAAATGAGATCTTAAACTTGAATTGTTAACaactttatataattgatttattctatctttcaattgataatataattatttttattttaaattatttttcgcGACATAGTAgttcaaatatatcaaatttctcctaatattttcttcatttttcatgaaaaagttAACTCttagtattcaatatttgttaaaaaaataataacttataacctattattattaaaaaaaaaaggcccCTAAAATTTGAGGCCTAAGtgacatgttttttttaacACTGTCGAGCCATCCCTGAATgaaatatcaataattaaatgaatttctaagtgaaatatcaatagTTGAATGATTTTTGAGTTATCAAACAAagttaaataactttttaaatgaaCTATTGAAAGTTGAATGactttttaaatgaattattaaaagttcaataactttttaaatgaaCTATTGAAAATTGAGAGATCATCTGAGGTATTACTCCGACAAATACTATTTTGAGATCTATAACTAAGATAGATGAGTTTCATCTTCAATCATTTGgggtattttgatatatatatatatatatatatatatatttattgtcaAGTTCATCTCATATTAGTTTGGCTGTTTCTAGAAGGtcaaaatatttgttttccaggaaaatataagttttttttaaatattttttttgcaggaacattttaaaaaaatatagttagaGGCACTTTAAAAAGTTCAGTCCAATACTAATAGTTGCTAATAAATTCTATTAGTTAAATTAGCTAAACAAATACTATTTCTCAATTCTTaccaaaaacattttttttaaaaaaaaaaactatttagaaaaagaatatacactttaaaataaattgatattatAAACTTAATCTTATAAACTTAATCAAACAAGTTATAAATGTGTCAAAGGGTCGGTAGGAGCCTAGGGTCCGGTCCGTCTATGGGCGTGTTAAGGAGCATGCTTCTGGGGGTTTGGACATTGAATCGGCCTACTATTCGttgtttgtattatttttagAGCAGTAACATAATATTGATCATATAACCTAACGTGATTAGCGGTGGCAAATAGGTGGATTAAGTCAAATTTAGACATGAGTCaacataaaatgaataataattcaatttgtCCATATTTGATGTGGgtaaaaatgagttggataataAATAAGTGGGGTAATATTAGGGGTATCAAAAGTGAACCCAAACATAAGTAACCCGCTCAACCCGCccagaattttaagggttggactcaaaataatttgaattgatttcATTCTCAACCCATTCAAGGTTAACCCATTTAAAGATAATTCTCTTTTGAGCCCAATtaaatctccaatttcaacccgttttaaatctttttattaagatatgttcctatattgaagatatgaattattatctatttaacaacttttaggatttatatccatttgttacttttttaataaaaaattcttgagcggagattcaaattgtgattataaaagttaaatatcaagatgttaaattattgagattaatcggaTCAAATTGgacgggtcaagacccaacccgttTTTTTAACCTATTTaagcccaaagtaaacttgaGGGGGGGGGCTCGATTTCTATTgaacccattttaatatttccaattttaattcaacccgcccatttgacacccctaagTAAAATACTGGTTTACCTATATTTTCACGAGTAAATAGTACTCTGTTTTAGAATTTAACATAGAGAAaacatttttgtctttttttaagataaaatatgaCTCGTACGTTTTACTTAGTTTTATTGTAtcataaaagtgaaaaaaaaattaaatttttttcattgttaGGGAgggaaaaattttaaagtttaaaatattttttaaaaaataaacttaaaattatttttttggggggtgTGGTTGCTCTAATACACTTTAGTCAATGTCGATACTAATACATAATTTGCTTATTTGTCActattatttatcatataactataatcaacaaaaaaaatataaatttaaaatatatatttttggagggCCAAAGACTTCATATTttcaatatagaaaaaaataattagttttatagaaaaatacaaTAAGAAAGAGAAGTTACTATATATTTGGTAATATCATCAATTTTGAGTGAATAAAAATCAGAAGCTTAACTCGTTTGActaattcatatttttcctatatgACTATATTCTTACGGATAAAATATAAGTATCAATCCGTATTCTATCCAAGTAAAAAATCACTCACCCAACCTATTAAATACGTGCgaataactaaaatataaacttattttaccAATACTAGACACGATGAATGTGGATGGTGATGATTTATTATGATCTTATTAAAAGGTATGAAAGTTGTTTGAGCCTTACATTGATTAGATGGAATAATTTGAAACCCACGTGACCTTGACCTCTCTCATCTAAATAACTAACTTATGAATATAATTATGCTAAATTGCATTGTATCATTtcgatttttaattatttacctattttttaactaatacatattaaaaaaataattaatataataaatttattattttatttttattaattataaaataaattaattaaaaaattaaattattcaaaaaagttttttaaaataataattaattaaaaaaataactatttaaatattattcttttcttaatttatcaaaataaatcagtaaaaaagttaaaaaaatatgtccTACTTATTCATTTACTCGTTTATTTTAACCCATCTAAATTTAGAACTAacttcacttttcttttttttttttttaaggaagAAGGGAAAAAGAAGGGAGTATATGAGTCTTGGAAAGTCAGGTGAGCAGAAAATTGAGACTAAATAGGGAGGCACAGCCTGGCCAGATCAACGAAGCTTCTCTATAACGTAGAATTTCTTGAGATCTAACGATAATCAAAGTCAACAATGGGGCTATTCAGCTATACTGTCGCCGGCGGCGGATTTATACTAATCGGCGCTTGGGAATCTCTGGTCTCTTCTTCTGGTGCACTGAAAAATTCATCACCGTCGTCCACTACCCAATCGCCGCCACAAAATCCATCTACAGATAAGCATGAGCAAGGTTCTGTTTTTTCTTCATCGGTCACCTTTGTATTAATCTTAATCCTTTCGTTCCTTTTCGTACTCGATTCCTTGTTATCCTTTTTCGACGCACTCAACTCCAAAGACAACATTGGTTCCGTCCTTCAATTGCAGGTTATCGcgatttctcttcttttctttctctattcGGTATTAGGTCTCATGACCCGcttgaaaaattcttttcatttaCCTTCACCGATCCTCAATTTGCTTTGCCTCTTCGCTTTTGCTGaggaatttttgttgttttatctTCAAAGGAAAGACCCAAGTGGAGTTGAAAATCGTTACTATAATCTCTTGCTTGTGCCTATTGCTATTTGTGCATTTTGTTCATTTCTAGAATTGAAAAATCCCAAATCAAATTACACTAGATTAGGACGTGGGATTGGGTTAATCTTGCAAGGGACGTGGACTCTTCAAATGGGGTTTGCTTTTTTCTCCGATATGATTGCACAGGGATGCTATTTACATCAAAGGAGTAGAGGTAATTACACGGTTAAGTGTAAAGGTCATCCTCAGTACCATCGAGGTGGAGCTATTGCTACCCTTCAGTTCAATTGCCACCTTGCTCTTCTTGTGGCTGTGTTTACTTTTGTATACTCAATTGTGTGTAAAAAGCATGGCATTGGCCGTGAACATATGCGGTATAGACCTATTGGAGCTGAGATGCAACACTTGGAAATCGATAGTCAAGCTCATTTTACGTTGGAGTCTGATGAAGAGGATGACAATGAGAATGGGATAAAAGAAGAGATGAATGTTGAAATGCAAAAGGCTATTGTACCTGTTCCTGAATCAGAAAC
This window of the Solanum pennellii chromosome 2, SPENNV200 genome carries:
- the LOC107008672 gene encoding protein CREG1 encodes the protein MNIINRAASIFLLLVFFLAFFKDSVHGRPLLLSMSRPKPDDAALFARWLVSQNYWGVLNTIASDMGGAPFGNVVSFSDGLPDKGRGIPYFYLTTLDPTARNALKDQRSSFTISEYAIGTCGKKDPENPSCAKITLVGKLKVVTGDPKETSFAQTALFTKHPEMEGWPKSHDFQIYKLEIEEIFMINWFGGPKPLTVDQYLQAKMDSHMTIA
- the LOC107009163 gene encoding uncharacterized protein LOC107009163, encoding MGLFSYTVAGGGFILIGAWESLVSSSGALKNSSPSSTTQSPPQNPSTDKHEQGSVFSSSVTFVLILILSFLFVLDSLLSFFDALNSKDNIGSVLQLQVIAISLLFFLYSVLGLMTRLKNSFHLPSPILNLLCLFAFAEEFLLFYLQRKDPSGVENRYYNLLLVPIAICAFCSFLELKNPKSNYTRLGRGIGLILQGTWTLQMGFAFFSDMIAQGCYLHQRSRGNYTVKCKGHPQYHRGGAIATLQFNCHLALLVAVFTFVYSIVCKKHGIGREHMRYRPIGAEMQHLEIDSQAHFTLESDEEDDNENGIKEEMNVEMQKAIVPVPESETNGYHTHP